In Halarcobacter bivalviorum, a genomic segment contains:
- the sigZ gene encoding RNA polymerase sigma factor SigZ — MNKSTEEVWKEYHKQLLGFISSKVSDKQLAKDILHEVFIKIHSKIHTLNDITKLKSWVYQITRNTIIDFYRTNKDIKEIPQWVEKPFEIDSNESIKEELSLCLGFLIEKLPTKYKNAIQLTEMKNKSQQQLADSEQISLSGAKSRVQRGRKILKEMLLECCQLEINKHNRIVEVQIKDEKNCKLLK; from the coding sequence ATGAATAAATCAACAGAAGAAGTATGGAAAGAGTATCATAAACAACTTCTTGGTTTTATTAGTAGTAAAGTTTCAGATAAACAACTTGCTAAAGATATTTTACATGAAGTATTTATAAAAATTCATTCAAAAATACATACTCTAAATGACATTACAAAATTAAAAAGTTGGGTTTATCAGATTACAAGAAATACAATAATTGACTTCTATCGAACAAATAAAGATATAAAAGAGATTCCACAATGGGTTGAAAAACCTTTTGAAATTGATTCAAATGAAAGCATAAAAGAAGAGCTTTCTTTATGTTTAGGATTTCTTATAGAAAAACTTCCAACAAAATACAAAAATGCAATACAACTAACTGAAATGAAAAATAAATCTCAACAACAACTAGCAGATAGTGAACAAATATCTCTTTCAGGGGCAAAGTCAAGAGTTCAAAGAGGGAGAAAAATATTAAAAGAGATGCTTTTAGAGTGTTGTCAGTTAGAAATTAATAAACATAACCGCATTGTAGAAGTTCAAATAAAAGATGAAAAGAATTGTAAACTACTCAAATAA
- a CDS encoding peroxiredoxin, giving the protein MLVTKKAPDFTSTAVLADGQIVEDFNLYKNIGEKGAVLFFWPLDFTFVCPSEIIAFSKRVEDFEARGIQVIGCSVDSQFSHFAWRETPVENGGIGRVKFPMVADLSKQISKDYDVLFGDSVALRGSFLIDKDGTVRHAVINDLPLGRNIDEMIRMVDTMIFTNEHGEVCPAGWNKGDEGMKASTEGVAEYLGKNSDKL; this is encoded by the coding sequence ATGTTAGTAACAAAAAAAGCTCCAGATTTCACTTCAACAGCAGTATTAGCTGATGGACAAATTGTAGAGGATTTTAATTTATATAAAAATATTGGTGAGAAAGGTGCAGTATTATTTTTCTGGCCTTTAGATTTTACATTCGTTTGTCCTTCAGAAATTATTGCTTTCTCTAAGAGAGTTGAAGATTTTGAAGCAAGAGGTATTCAAGTAATTGGTTGTTCTGTAGATTCTCAGTTTTCTCACTTCGCATGGAGAGAGACTCCAGTTGAAAATGGTGGAATCGGAAGAGTAAAATTCCCAATGGTTGCAGATTTAAGTAAACAAATTTCTAAAGATTATGATGTATTATTTGGTGATTCAGTTGCATTAAGAGGATCTTTCTTAATTGATAAAGATGGAACTGTAAGACACGCTGTAATCAATGATTTACCATTAGGAAGAAATATTGATGAGATGATTAGAATGGTTGATACTATGATTTTCACAAATGAGCATGGTGAAGTTTGTCCAGCAGGATGGAATAAAGGTGACGAAGGTATGAAAGCTTCTACTGAAGGTGTTGCTGAATACTTAGGTAAAAACTCTGACAAACTATAA
- a CDS encoding LysE family translocator, whose amino-acid sequence MSLFLTMCTFSLVMSITPGPVNLIIVNSGINNGLKKTFAFISGATIGFTLLLLLIGLGLNTFIAKQSSFFTYLSIGSSLFIIYIGYKIIKIKDNIDIYNNEEKTPYFYEGFLIQWLNPKAWIASISGVSLFSSSDFVFYSFILIYFFICYLSLIFWGYIGEKVSYLLKIREYLKYLNIIMGSLLILSAMYLFYIQFI is encoded by the coding sequence ATGAGCTTATTTTTAACAATGTGTACATTTTCACTTGTGATGTCAATTACCCCAGGTCCAGTAAATTTAATAATAGTAAATTCTGGAATAAACAATGGATTAAAAAAAACATTTGCTTTTATATCAGGAGCAACTATCGGTTTTACTCTTCTTCTTTTATTAATTGGATTAGGATTAAATACTTTTATAGCAAAGCAGAGTTCCTTTTTTACTTATTTAAGTATAGGTAGCTCTTTATTCATTATATATATAGGATATAAAATTATTAAGATAAAAGACAATATAGATATTTATAATAATGAAGAAAAAACTCCTTATTTTTATGAAGGCTTTTTAATACAATGGCTTAATCCAAAAGCTTGGATAGCTTCTATTTCAGGCGTATCTCTTTTTTCTTCTTCTGATTTTGTTTTTTATAGTTTTATTTTAATTTATTTTTTCATTTGTTATTTAAGTCTAATATTTTGGGGATACATAGGAGAAAAAGTTAGCTATTTACTAAAAATAAGAGAGTATCTAAAATATCTTAATATTATAATGGGTTCACTATTGATACTCTCTGCTATGTACTTATTTTATATACAATTCATTTAG
- a CDS encoding glutamine--tRNA ligase/YqeY domain fusion protein yields the protein MSESKDFLRVIVEEDLKKGKYKEIVTRFPPEPNGFPHIGHAKSICINFGIARDYNGHCNLRMDDTNPTTEDTKYVEALKDAVQWLGFKWDKDIYYTSDYFPKIYEYAIKLIKMGKAYVDSINEEQMREFRGTVTEPGKRSEFANRSIEENLDLFERMKKGEFKDGEHVLRAKIDMSAANMKMRDPLLYRIRHAHHFRTENEWCIYPMYDFAHCLSDYIEGISHSICTLEFENNRDIYDWVLDTLELEPPRPYQHEFARLGINYTVMSKRKLLELVQGNYVNGWDDPRMPTIAGYKRRGYTPESILNFCDQIGIAKANSMVDVSQLEFCIRDDLNKKVPRVMCVLDPLKVTIENYEGEEEIDAPYYPHDVPKEGSRVVPFSKVVYIERDDFNENPPKGFYRLTPEQPVRLRHGYIISCKEVIKDETGKITELIAQYYPNSKSGSDTSDIKVKSAIQWVSEKHAKKIEVRLYDRLYKNEAPEGLEDLNPNSLSIIKDALIEPAVISDKVDERFQFERQGYFYADPIDYTDENPVFNKIVGLKDSWAKKNIVERTHSSTVEVNYSVESAHHSISTKVKKEIVHGEAQALTQEQQNLFDKYTKEYRLNSEVSNILVRDEQLTSFYEETLKELNSPVSIANIVANEVAKELKQENELKFTSKQIAQLVKMVDEELISSKIAKQVFEEMTQTGENPEQIVEAKGLIQISDPAVILPIIDEVIAKNPDNVEKYRAGNQKLFGFFVGQVLKATEGKANPKVVNELVTKQLKA from the coding sequence ATGAGTGAAAGTAAAGATTTTCTACGTGTTATAGTTGAAGAGGACTTAAAAAAAGGCAAATATAAAGAGATTGTTACAAGATTTCCACCAGAGCCTAATGGATTCCCTCATATAGGACACGCTAAATCTATCTGCATAAATTTTGGAATTGCACGTGATTATAATGGTCATTGCAACCTTAGAATGGATGATACTAACCCAACAACAGAAGATACTAAATATGTTGAAGCCCTTAAAGATGCTGTACAATGGCTTGGATTTAAATGGGACAAGGATATATATTATACTTCTGATTACTTTCCTAAAATATATGAATATGCTATAAAACTTATAAAAATGGGAAAAGCATATGTGGATAGTATCAATGAAGAGCAAATGAGAGAGTTTAGAGGAACTGTTACAGAACCTGGAAAAAGAAGTGAGTTTGCAAATCGTTCTATTGAAGAAAATTTAGACCTTTTTGAAAGAATGAAAAAAGGTGAATTTAAAGATGGAGAACATGTATTAAGAGCTAAGATAGATATGTCTGCTGCTAATATGAAGATGAGAGACCCTCTTTTATATAGAATTAGACATGCTCATCATTTTAGAACAGAAAATGAGTGGTGCATCTATCCAATGTATGATTTTGCTCACTGTTTATCTGATTATATTGAAGGAATCTCTCACTCTATTTGTACTTTAGAGTTTGAAAACAATAGAGATATTTATGATTGGGTTTTAGATACTCTTGAACTTGAGCCACCAAGACCATATCAACATGAGTTTGCAAGACTTGGAATCAATTATACAGTTATGAGTAAAAGAAAACTGCTAGAACTAGTACAAGGCAACTATGTAAATGGTTGGGACGACCCTAGAATGCCAACAATTGCAGGATATAAAAGAAGAGGATATACACCTGAATCTATTTTAAACTTCTGTGACCAAATAGGTATAGCAAAAGCAAACTCAATGGTAGATGTTTCTCAACTTGAATTTTGTATTAGAGATGATTTAAATAAAAAAGTACCAAGAGTTATGTGTGTACTTGATCCTTTAAAAGTAACTATCGAAAATTATGAGGGAGAAGAAGAAATTGATGCACCTTATTATCCTCATGATGTACCTAAAGAGGGTTCAAGAGTAGTTCCTTTTTCAAAAGTAGTCTATATTGAAAGAGATGATTTTAATGAAAATCCACCAAAAGGTTTTTATAGACTTACACCAGAACAGCCAGTAAGACTTAGACATGGATATATTATCTCTTGTAAAGAAGTTATCAAAGATGAAACTGGAAAAATCACTGAATTAATTGCACAATATTATCCTAACTCAAAAAGTGGTTCAGATACAAGTGATATTAAAGTTAAAAGTGCTATTCAATGGGTAAGTGAAAAACATGCTAAAAAAATAGAAGTAAGACTTTATGATAGATTATATAAAAATGAAGCTCCTGAAGGGTTAGAAGATTTAAACCCTAACTCTTTATCTATTATCAAAGATGCTCTTATTGAGCCTGCTGTAATAAGTGATAAAGTAGATGAAAGATTTCAATTCGAAAGACAAGGGTATTTTTATGCTGATCCTATTGATTATACAGATGAAAATCCAGTATTTAATAAGATTGTAGGATTAAAAGATTCTTGGGCTAAAAAAAATATAGTTGAAAGAACTCACTCAAGTACTGTAGAAGTTAATTATTCTGTTGAGAGTGCTCATCACTCTATTTCAACAAAAGTTAAAAAAGAGATAGTTCATGGAGAAGCACAAGCTTTAACACAAGAGCAACAAAATCTTTTTGATAAATATACAAAAGAGTATAGATTAAATAGCGAAGTATCTAATATTTTAGTAAGAGATGAACAACTTACATCTTTTTATGAAGAGACACTAAAAGAGTTAAATAGTCCAGTAAGCATAGCTAATATTGTAGCAAATGAGGTAGCAAAAGAGTTAAAGCAAGAAAATGAGTTAAAATTTACTTCAAAGCAAATTGCTCAACTTGTAAAAATGGTTGATGAAGAACTTATCTCAAGTAAAATTGCAAAACAAGTATTTGAAGAGATGACTCAAACAGGAGAAAATCCAGAACAAATAGTTGAAGCAAAAGGTTTAATTCAAATAAGTGATCCTGCAGTGATTTTACCTATCATTGATGAAGTGATTGCTAAAAATCCTGACAATGTAGAGAAATATAGAGCAGGAAACCAAAAACTTTTTGGCTTTTTTGTAGGACAAGTACTTAAAGCAACAGAAGGAAAAGCAAATCCAAAAGTTGTAAATGAACTTGTAACAAAACAATTAAAGGCATAA
- a CDS encoding methyl-accepting chemotaxis protein, with the protein MFKNMSIQKKFSFVTVIIIFVSLVISLLIFNYYKNITEEEIYKNTLNELKIHIDESIQVKMDVGISNALSIANDGRIKKSLREDNRELAILSLKTISKEMKDHTPFKNIKVHIHTKDNKSFVRAWKTDKFGDDLSSFRHSVVKVNTTNEPVNTMELGKAGLSLRTVVPIKDDDGSHLGSLEFIQGLNSVAKKFDKEKDAFLLLMDLKVQKVELFDETNKFKDYLISQKFVNKEFLEDAKTIDMDKLLNDGYLISNKYFYTSIEVKDFRDKNLGLYLAARPLAIVEETIYNAEKFINTSILILVVFGLIVLVAILFNLKNTVIKPLNILTNAISDLIKNNDPSQKIKLERNDEVGLLASKFNKYLDNIEEGLKQDAIVISEAIDIVEKAKDGFYTYKIDAKASNKEVELLKQNINQMLEVTRDNIEMVTLALIEFGNAKYDYKIKSDKSGNIGSLTKGANALGDSISEILSMIDRTGKSLSINSNELAATSEQLSASATQQAASLEETAAAVEEITSTIVSTGERAKEMSKIAQELKTTSAEDDKLAHRTGKSMEEIDNATDDIVEAITIIDQIAFQTNILSLNAAVEAATAGEAGKGFAVVAAEVRNLANRSAEAAKQIKDLVTFAQEKTKEGKETADKMVESFNYLNEKVAQVTSNVNEVTLATNEQTRAMEQINSVITQLDKATQENANASEIVSQKAMTLSEIASRLVAVINRTKFDTSKSNQVCDVDLVFDTTKLKLDHIAFKETNFKELGNGKTAKVKTHTECALGKWIAAHSNENFTKNSDWNELLIAHEKVHSNVQKYIDIDAKDKTDKVLHNIAQDIEENTSKVFNYIDKIKEHRCEDLRNS; encoded by the coding sequence ATGTTCAAGAATATGAGTATTCAGAAAAAATTTTCTTTTGTTACAGTAATTATAATTTTTGTTTCATTAGTTATAAGTTTACTTATTTTTAACTATTATAAAAATATTACTGAAGAAGAAATTTACAAAAATACATTAAATGAATTAAAAATTCATATAGATGAGAGTATCCAAGTAAAAATGGATGTTGGTATTTCAAATGCATTGTCAATTGCAAATGATGGAAGAATCAAGAAGTCTCTTAGGGAAGATAACAGAGAATTAGCAATTCTTAGTTTAAAAACTATATCAAAAGAGATGAAAGATCATACACCTTTTAAAAATATAAAGGTACATATTCATACTAAAGATAATAAATCTTTTGTAAGAGCTTGGAAAACAGATAAGTTTGGGGATGACTTAAGTTCATTTAGACATAGTGTAGTTAAAGTTAATACTACAAATGAACCTGTAAATACAATGGAATTAGGTAAGGCTGGACTTAGTTTAAGAACGGTTGTTCCAATAAAAGATGATGATGGTTCTCACTTAGGTTCTTTAGAGTTTATCCAAGGTTTAAATTCTGTTGCTAAGAAATTTGATAAAGAGAAAGATGCCTTTTTATTATTAATGGACTTAAAGGTACAAAAAGTAGAACTGTTTGATGAAACAAACAAGTTTAAAGATTATCTAATTTCACAAAAGTTTGTAAATAAAGAGTTTTTAGAAGATGCAAAAACTATTGATATGGATAAACTTTTAAATGATGGTTATTTAATAAGTAATAAATATTTTTATACAAGTATAGAAGTAAAGGATTTTAGGGATAAAAATCTTGGATTATATTTAGCTGCAAGACCTTTAGCTATTGTTGAAGAGACAATATATAATGCAGAAAAATTTATTAATACTTCAATTTTGATTTTAGTTGTTTTTGGTCTAATTGTTTTAGTTGCTATTTTATTTAACTTAAAAAATACAGTTATTAAGCCTTTAAATATTTTAACAAATGCAATTAGTGATCTTATAAAAAACAATGATCCAAGCCAAAAAATAAAGCTTGAAAGAAATGATGAAGTAGGGCTTTTAGCTAGTAAATTCAATAAATATCTTGATAATATTGAAGAGGGATTAAAACAAGATGCTATAGTTATTAGTGAAGCAATCGATATTGTGGAAAAAGCAAAAGATGGTTTTTATACATATAAAATAGATGCAAAAGCTTCAAATAAAGAGGTTGAACTTTTAAAACAAAATATTAATCAAATGTTAGAAGTGACAAGAGATAATATTGAGATGGTAACCCTTGCTTTAATTGAGTTTGGAAATGCAAAATATGACTATAAAATAAAAAGTGATAAAAGTGGAAATATTGGTTCTTTAACAAAAGGAGCAAATGCTTTAGGAGACTCTATTTCAGAAATTCTATCAATGATTGATAGAACAGGTAAGAGTTTATCTATTAATTCAAATGAGTTAGCAGCAACTTCAGAACAACTATCTGCTTCTGCAACACAGCAAGCAGCTTCGTTAGAAGAGACAGCAGCTGCAGTTGAAGAGATAACTTCTACAATTGTTTCAACAGGTGAAAGAGCAAAAGAGATGTCTAAAATTGCACAAGAGTTAAAAACAACAAGTGCAGAAGATGATAAATTAGCTCATAGAACTGGTAAATCAATGGAAGAGATTGATAATGCAACTGATGATATTGTTGAAGCAATTACAATAATTGACCAAATTGCATTCCAAACAAATATTCTTTCGCTTAATGCAGCTGTTGAAGCTGCAACTGCTGGTGAGGCAGGTAAAGGTTTTGCTGTTGTTGCTGCTGAGGTTAGAAATCTAGCAAATAGATCAGCAGAAGCTGCAAAACAGATTAAAGATTTAGTTACTTTTGCTCAAGAGAAAACAAAAGAGGGTAAAGAGACTGCTGATAAAATGGTAGAAAGTTTCAATTATCTAAATGAAAAAGTTGCACAAGTAACAAGTAATGTAAATGAAGTTACATTAGCTACAAATGAACAAACAAGAGCAATGGAACAGATAAATTCTGTAATTACTCAACTTGATAAAGCTACGCAAGAGAATGCAAATGCTTCAGAGATAGTTTCTCAAAAAGCCATGACTCTAAGTGAAATAGCTTCAAGATTGGTAGCTGTGATAAATAGAACAAAGTTTGATACTTCTAAATCAAATCAAGTTTGTGATGTAGATTTAGTATTTGATACTACAAAATTAAAACTTGACCATATCGCTTTTAAAGAGACAAACTTTAAAGAGCTAGGAAATGGTAAAACAGCAAAAGTTAAAACTCATACAGAGTGTGCCCTTGGAAAATGGATTGCAGCACATTCAAATGAAAACTTTACAAAAAATAGTGATTGGAATGAATTATTAATAGCTCATGAGAAAGTTCATAGCAATGTTCAAAAATATATTGATATAGATGCAAAAGATAAAACTGATAAAGTTCTTCATAATATTGCACAAGATATTGAAGAGAATACTTCAAAAGTATTTAATTATATTGATAAAATTAAAGAACATAGATGTGAGGATTTAAGAAACTCATAA
- a CDS encoding redoxin domain-containing protein, which yields MKDKIKKYFKEFILFALVLFIVSNALSYYRSSDLNKNDFDIKSVKLLDDTIYTIVENKPLIIHFWATWCPTCHLEAANIERISKDYEVITIAVQSGTKEEIESYLQKNKLSFKVVNDENAYHSTKFNISVFPTTLIYDSNKNLKFSEVGYTTTAGLYSRMALIK from the coding sequence ATGAAAGATAAAATCAAAAAATATTTTAAAGAATTTATACTCTTTGCACTAGTTTTGTTTATTGTATCAAATGCCCTAAGTTATTATCGTTCTTCTGATTTAAATAAAAATGATTTTGATATAAAAAGTGTGAAATTATTAGATGACACAATTTATACTATTGTTGAAAACAAACCTCTTATAATACATTTTTGGGCAACTTGGTGTCCAACTTGTCATCTTGAAGCTGCAAACATAGAGAGAATTTCTAAGGATTATGAAGTTATTACTATTGCTGTTCAATCGGGTACAAAAGAAGAAATAGAGAGTTATTTACAAAAAAACAAACTCTCTTTTAAAGTAGTAAATGATGAAAATGCTTACCACTCTACAAAGTTTAATATTAGTGTTTTCCCTACTACTTTAATCTACGATAGCAATAAAAATTTAAAATTTAGTGAAGTTGGTTATACAACTACGGCTGGATTATATTCAAGAATGGCCCTTATAAAATAA